One genomic region from Nocardioides plantarum encodes:
- a CDS encoding PASTA domain-containing protein, which produces MHDDRLTEMLDRAAHRNPVGAPPLAAIAAGGRRRRRTRAVGVVAAAAVVVAAGAGVAASLVSGPGSPPNAADAAASGDAPTVPTAPSGMRLVGRGSVVVAVPEGWATQATRCDLDGPKGDAVIVVDGVLNETFTEGVHLVCPQPAQSAGIERLMIADASPGAEDADGVERTEVDGVTAYRSEPTCSELEGVSTCGVSLDFPSLDVGLRAESTTSVEAAEKIFDRVQVLDGLVGVPGKLRPDQGEKKYVAALEAAGLVADVVEVPAPGYAPGYLRGISPAPGTVLAPGDTVKVEVAREPSGPEEEVEAELYSERPSIWLDDAEIRAGATIELPVDGRLYASATAYGYPEDARPRRTYGGTVSGDALEIAGSRSENDTSWWAVKPGIATITLTVDDADGNPVEVGTVTVKVVKREPGVKVWPGRPPYSES; this is translated from the coding sequence ATGCACGACGACAGACTGACCGAGATGCTCGACCGCGCGGCCCACCGCAACCCCGTCGGCGCGCCGCCACTGGCGGCGATCGCCGCCGGAGGTCGGCGCCGTCGTCGTACGCGGGCGGTGGGCGTGGTGGCTGCGGCTGCCGTCGTCGTCGCCGCGGGCGCGGGTGTGGCTGCGTCGCTCGTCTCCGGCCCGGGCAGCCCCCCGAACGCGGCCGACGCGGCCGCGTCCGGCGACGCACCGACGGTTCCCACGGCTCCGAGCGGGATGCGCCTGGTCGGCCGCGGGTCGGTGGTGGTCGCGGTCCCGGAGGGGTGGGCCACCCAGGCGACGAGGTGCGACCTCGACGGCCCGAAGGGGGACGCCGTGATCGTCGTCGACGGGGTTCTCAACGAGACCTTCACCGAGGGGGTCCACCTCGTCTGCCCTCAACCGGCCCAGTCAGCAGGGATCGAGCGACTGATGATCGCTGATGCGTCCCCGGGGGCCGAGGACGCCGACGGTGTCGAGCGCACCGAGGTCGACGGGGTGACCGCCTACCGCAGCGAGCCGACGTGCTCCGAGCTGGAGGGTGTCTCGACCTGCGGGGTGTCGCTCGACTTCCCCTCGCTCGATGTCGGGCTCCGCGCGGAGTCGACGACGAGTGTCGAGGCCGCCGAGAAGATCTTCGACCGGGTCCAGGTCCTCGACGGCCTCGTCGGGGTCCCGGGGAAGCTGCGCCCGGACCAGGGGGAAAAGAAGTACGTCGCCGCGCTCGAGGCGGCCGGCCTGGTCGCCGACGTCGTGGAGGTGCCCGCACCCGGGTACGCGCCCGGCTACCTGCGCGGGATCTCGCCGGCCCCCGGGACCGTGCTCGCGCCCGGGGACACCGTGAAGGTCGAGGTGGCCCGCGAGCCGTCCGGCCCCGAGGAAGAGGTCGAGGCCGAGCTCTACTCCGAGCGTCCGTCGATCTGGCTCGACGACGCCGAGATCCGGGCCGGAGCGACGATCGAGCTCCCGGTCGACGGGCGGCTCTATGCCTCGGCTACGGCGTACGGGTACCCCGAGGACGCTCGCCCTCGGCGGACCTACGGCGGCACCGTGTCCGGCGACGCCCTGGAGATCGCCGGGTCGCGGTCCGAGAACGACACCTCCTGGTGGGCCGTCAAGCCCGGCATCGCCACGATCACGCTCACCGTCGACGACGCCGACGGCAACCCGGTCGAGGTCGGCACCGTCACCGTGAAGGTCGTCAAGCGCGAGCCCGGCGTCAAGGTCTGGCCCGGCCGACCGCCGTACAGCGAGAGCTAG
- a CDS encoding SigE family RNA polymerase sigma factor, whose amino-acid sequence MDDAFNDFVVARWPRLVRSAVLLGCSTAEAEDVVQTTLEKCLTSWGRVERAGNRDAYVYRVLVNTFRGSRRRRWTGERPTGTLPDHEVVPDPTTGVDDADAITRALARLTDDQRAAVILRFYAGLDERQMAEALGVAPGTVKSRLSRALGALTHDPNLQELRGLTCTTTD is encoded by the coding sequence ATGGACGACGCGTTCAACGACTTCGTCGTGGCACGCTGGCCGAGGCTGGTGCGCTCGGCGGTGCTCCTCGGCTGCTCGACCGCCGAGGCCGAGGACGTCGTGCAGACGACGTTGGAGAAGTGCCTGACCAGCTGGGGCCGCGTCGAGCGGGCCGGCAACCGCGATGCCTACGTCTACCGGGTGCTGGTCAACACCTTCCGCGGGTCGCGCCGCCGGCGGTGGACCGGCGAGCGGCCGACGGGCACCCTGCCCGACCACGAGGTCGTGCCGGACCCGACCACCGGCGTCGACGACGCCGATGCGATCACCCGTGCCCTGGCGCGGCTGACCGACGACCAGCGGGCCGCCGTCATCCTCCGGTTCTACGCCGGTCTCGACGAGCGTCAGATGGCCGAGGCCCTCGGGGTCGCCCCCGGCACGGTCAAGAGCCGACTCTCCCGCGCGCTCGGCGCGCTGACCCACGACCCGAACCTTCAAGAGCTGAGAGGCCTCACATGCACGACGACAGACTGA
- a CDS encoding NAD-dependent epimerase/dehydratase family protein has product MTSAPSPSTPLVVVTGANGLVGAQVCAALVERGATVRAVVRRAGTAPVLRDVEERVGEFGDAGFAAEVVAGADAVVTTVHPMGSDRATQQQVGVVDTTTLARAAADAGVTWLVHVSTAAVYDRSPSAGDVDEASPLVGDDANDYAVTKRDTDAAIAGVDGITRVLLRPPAILGAGETSVWNTLRPSAARDDEAARHAVPDQSFAWVHVADLASIAADVAIGRVATADDPDLGPAAGGCTPVNVATGAPPTRDYLETVCRAVGVEPVWDDGPAWTGSIVADRAHRWGWSPSVTQEAAFAELESGLA; this is encoded by the coding sequence ATGACGTCTGCTCCCAGCCCCAGCACGCCCCTCGTCGTCGTCACCGGCGCCAACGGACTCGTCGGCGCCCAGGTCTGCGCCGCGCTCGTCGAGCGCGGCGCGACGGTGCGCGCCGTCGTACGACGGGCGGGGACGGCGCCGGTGCTGCGCGACGTCGAGGAGCGGGTGGGCGAGTTCGGCGACGCCGGGTTCGCGGCCGAGGTCGTCGCGGGCGCCGACGCGGTCGTGACGACGGTGCACCCGATGGGCTCGGACCGGGCCACCCAGCAGCAGGTCGGCGTCGTGGACACCACCACCCTGGCGCGTGCCGCGGCCGACGCGGGCGTCACCTGGCTGGTGCACGTCTCGACGGCCGCGGTCTACGACCGCAGCCCGAGCGCGGGCGACGTCGACGAGGCGAGCCCACTCGTGGGCGACGACGCCAACGACTACGCCGTGACCAAGCGCGACACCGACGCCGCGATCGCCGGGGTCGACGGGATCACCCGGGTGCTGCTGCGCCCACCGGCCATCCTCGGAGCGGGGGAGACCTCGGTGTGGAACACGCTGCGCCCGAGCGCGGCCCGCGACGACGAGGCCGCCCGGCACGCCGTGCCCGACCAGTCCTTCGCCTGGGTGCACGTCGCCGACCTCGCCTCGATCGCCGCCGACGTGGCGATCGGCCGGGTCGCGACGGCCGACGACCCCGACCTGGGCCCCGCGGCCGGGGGCTGCACGCCGGTCAACGTCGCGACGGGCGCCCCTCCCACCCGCGACTACCTCGAGACCGTCTGTCGCGCCGTCGGCGTCGAGCCCGTCTGGGACGACGGCCCCGCGTGGACCGGCAGCATCGTCGCCGACCGCGCGCACCGCTGGGGCTGGTCCCCGTCGGTGACCCAGGAGGCGGCGTTCGCCGAGCTGGAGTCCGGCCTTGCCTGA
- a CDS encoding catalase, giving the protein MTENTAGSTTGNGAPAPSDRNSLTVGPDGPILLHDHHLIEQQAHFNRERVPERNVHAKGSGAFGTLEITEDISRYTRAAALQPGVKTDMLARFSTVAGELGSPDTWRDPRGFSLKFYTSEGNWDLVGNNTPVFFIRDTMKFPHFIRSQKRSGASGLRDNNMQWDFWTLNPESAHQVTYLMGDRGIPRTWRHMNGYGSHTFMLDNAAGEKSWVKFHFHSDQGVECLTQQDANRIAGEDSDFHRRDLFEAIEAGDFPSWRLKIQVMPYDDARTYRINPFDLTKTWPHADYPLIDVGTMTLNRNPENHFAQIEQAAFEPSAVVPGIGFSPDKMLLGRVFAYADAHRYRIGPNYQQLPVNRHRVEGAYTYQFDGPMAYDHTADRAKYAPNTTGEPFSDETGPAVDGWEADGSFVRDAYTLRADDDDFSQAGALVRDVWDDDARDRFVATVAGHLMGGVSEPVLEKAFDYWKNVDADTGKRIEEAVRAERGTDVAPGPTEAEDVVSA; this is encoded by the coding sequence ATGACCGAGAACACCGCCGGGTCCACCACCGGCAACGGCGCCCCGGCGCCCAGCGACCGCAACAGCCTGACCGTGGGGCCCGACGGTCCGATCCTGCTGCACGACCACCACCTGATCGAGCAGCAGGCGCACTTCAACCGCGAGCGCGTCCCGGAGCGCAACGTGCACGCCAAGGGATCGGGCGCCTTCGGCACGCTCGAGATCACCGAGGACATCAGCCGCTACACGCGCGCGGCCGCGCTGCAGCCGGGGGTCAAGACCGACATGCTGGCCCGCTTCTCGACGGTCGCCGGCGAGCTGGGCTCGCCCGACACGTGGCGCGACCCGCGCGGCTTCTCGTTGAAGTTCTACACCTCCGAGGGCAACTGGGACCTGGTCGGCAACAACACCCCGGTCTTCTTCATCCGCGACACCATGAAGTTCCCGCACTTCATCCGCTCGCAGAAGCGCAGCGGCGCCTCGGGCCTGCGCGACAACAACATGCAGTGGGACTTCTGGACGCTCAACCCGGAGTCCGCGCACCAGGTCACCTACCTGATGGGCGACCGCGGCATCCCGCGCACGTGGCGCCACATGAACGGCTACGGCAGCCACACCTTCATGCTCGACAACGCCGCCGGGGAGAAGTCGTGGGTCAAGTTCCACTTCCACTCCGACCAGGGCGTCGAGTGCCTGACCCAGCAGGACGCCAACCGGATCGCCGGCGAGGACTCCGACTTCCACCGGCGCGACCTCTTCGAGGCGATCGAGGCCGGTGACTTCCCGTCGTGGCGGCTCAAGATCCAGGTGATGCCGTACGACGACGCCCGCACCTACCGCATCAACCCGTTCGACCTCACCAAGACCTGGCCGCACGCCGACTACCCGCTGATCGACGTCGGCACGATGACCCTGAACCGCAACCCCGAGAACCACTTCGCCCAGATCGAGCAGGCCGCCTTCGAGCCGTCGGCCGTCGTGCCCGGCATCGGCTTCTCGCCCGACAAGATGCTCCTCGGCCGGGTCTTCGCGTACGCCGACGCCCACCGCTACCGGATCGGCCCCAACTACCAGCAGCTGCCGGTCAACCGGCACCGCGTCGAGGGCGCCTACACCTACCAGTTCGACGGCCCGATGGCCTACGACCACACGGCCGACCGCGCCAAGTACGCGCCCAACACCACCGGTGAGCCGTTCTCCGACGAGACCGGTCCGGCCGTCGACGGCTGGGAGGCCGACGGGTCGTTCGTCCGCGACGCCTACACGCTGCGCGCGGACGACGACGACTTCAGCCAGGCGGGCGCGCTCGTGCGCGACGTCTGGGACGACGACGCCCGCGACCGCTTCGTCGCCACCGTCGCCGGCCACCTGATGGGCGGGGTCAGCGAGCCCGTGCTCGAGAAGGCCTTCGACTACTGGAAGAACGTCGACGCCGACACCGGCAAGCGCATCGAGGAGGCCGTCCGCGCCGAGCGGGGCACCGACGTCGCGCCCGGCCCGACCGAGGCCGAGGACGTCGTGTCGGCCTGA
- a CDS encoding NAD-dependent succinate-semialdehyde dehydrogenase gives MTTLHDLEQVLGPIPLGPWVGGELRAGDGTIVVIDPATEEPLTEIADGTVEDALAAVDAAEAVREEWAATSPRRRSEILRRTFELMTERTDALARLIVLENGKALADARGEVVYAAEFFRWYAEEAVRLTGTVGRAPGGANNIMVLRQPVGVSLLITPWNFPAAMATRKIGPALAAGCPIILKPATETPLTALAIVAILHEAGVPPGVVNVVPSSRPGELSSRLLDHPAVRKVSFTGSTEVGRVLLAHAARTVVNTGMELGGNAPFVVLEDADLDAAVDGAMVAKLRNGGSACTAANRFIVHAGVATEFSRRLADRMRLLAVGPGLDPGTDIGPLVNAKTRDKVAELVTGATDEGARALAGGSAPARRGYYYLPTVLDGVPADAAILDTEIFGPVAPVVTFDTVDEAVALANRSEFGLVSYVYTRDLRQGLAISERLDSGMVGVNRALVSDPAAPFGGTKQSGLGREGGHEGMVEFTESKYVAVDW, from the coding sequence GTGACCACGCTGCACGACCTCGAGCAGGTGCTCGGCCCGATCCCGCTCGGCCCGTGGGTCGGCGGTGAGCTGCGCGCCGGCGACGGCACCATCGTCGTGATCGACCCCGCCACCGAGGAGCCGCTCACCGAGATCGCCGACGGCACCGTCGAGGACGCCCTGGCCGCGGTCGACGCCGCCGAGGCGGTCCGCGAGGAGTGGGCCGCGACCAGCCCGCGCCGCCGTAGCGAGATCCTGCGGCGCACCTTCGAGCTGATGACCGAGCGCACCGACGCCCTGGCGCGCCTGATCGTCCTCGAGAACGGCAAGGCCCTGGCCGACGCACGCGGCGAGGTCGTCTACGCCGCCGAGTTCTTCCGCTGGTACGCCGAGGAGGCGGTCCGGCTCACCGGCACGGTCGGGCGGGCGCCCGGCGGGGCCAACAACATCATGGTGCTGCGCCAGCCCGTCGGCGTCAGCCTGCTCATCACCCCGTGGAACTTCCCGGCGGCGATGGCCACCCGCAAGATCGGCCCGGCCCTGGCCGCCGGTTGCCCGATCATCCTCAAGCCGGCCACCGAGACGCCGCTGACCGCCCTGGCGATCGTGGCCATCCTGCACGAGGCCGGGGTGCCGCCCGGGGTCGTCAACGTCGTGCCGTCGAGCCGGCCCGGCGAGCTGTCCTCACGGCTGCTCGACCACCCGGCGGTCCGCAAGGTGTCCTTCACCGGGTCCACCGAGGTCGGGCGCGTGCTGCTGGCCCACGCCGCCCGTACCGTCGTCAACACCGGCATGGAGCTCGGCGGCAACGCGCCGTTCGTCGTCCTCGAGGACGCCGACCTCGACGCGGCCGTCGACGGGGCCATGGTCGCCAAGCTGCGCAACGGGGGCTCGGCCTGTACGGCGGCCAACCGGTTCATCGTGCACGCCGGGGTGGCGACCGAGTTCTCCCGCCGGCTCGCCGACCGGATGCGCCTGCTCGCGGTCGGCCCGGGTCTCGACCCGGGCACCGACATCGGCCCGCTGGTCAACGCCAAGACGCGCGACAAGGTCGCCGAGCTCGTCACCGGGGCCACCGACGAGGGCGCCCGCGCCCTGGCCGGCGGATCGGCCCCGGCGCGCCGTGGCTACTACTACCTGCCGACGGTGCTCGACGGCGTCCCCGCCGACGCGGCCATCCTCGACACCGAGATCTTCGGTCCGGTCGCACCGGTCGTCACCTTCGACACGGTCGACGAGGCCGTGGCGCTGGCCAACCGCAGCGAGTTCGGCCTGGTGTCCTACGTCTACACCCGCGACCTGCGTCAGGGCCTCGCGATCAGCGAGCGCCTCGACAGCGGCATGGTCGGCGTCAACCGAGCACTCGTCTCCGACCCGGCGGCTCCGTTCGGCGGTACCAAGCAGTCGGGCCTGGGTCGCGAGGGCGGCCACGAGGGGATGGTCGAGTTCACCGAGAGCAAGTACGTCGCCGTCGACTGGTGA
- a CDS encoding NAD(P)-dependent oxidoreductase translates to MRVAFLGLGRMGRPMAVNLVTAGHEVVVWNRTTAVADAFAAEHPAATVVSSPAEAVRDVEVVVTMLADDAALVATYDGDDGVLAGLAARPDGCGVVAVDMSTVSPPTVTDLAARLRTAGHTLVDAPVSGSVPAATDATLTIMAAGDTDAVERALPVLEALGSTVVRVGGSGAGTAMKLALNSVLHGLNAGISEALVLAERAGVERTAAYDVLLSSVVAAPYVGYKRAAFEDPDAAPAAFLLRLAAKDLRLALELADRVGATLPQARTNLAGVEQATAAGYGERDMSALAAYLRTVPTTSTDTPQETHP, encoded by the coding sequence ATGAGGGTCGCGTTCCTGGGCCTGGGCCGGATGGGCCGTCCGATGGCCGTCAACCTCGTCACCGCGGGGCACGAGGTCGTCGTGTGGAACCGCACCACGGCCGTGGCCGACGCCTTCGCCGCCGAGCACCCTGCCGCGACGGTCGTGTCGAGCCCCGCCGAGGCCGTTCGCGACGTCGAGGTGGTGGTCACCATGCTGGCCGACGACGCCGCCCTCGTGGCGACGTACGACGGCGACGACGGGGTGCTGGCCGGCCTCGCCGCCCGACCCGACGGCTGCGGTGTGGTGGCGGTCGACATGAGCACCGTCTCGCCGCCCACCGTCACCGACCTCGCCGCACGGCTGCGCACCGCGGGCCACACGCTCGTCGACGCGCCGGTCTCCGGCAGCGTCCCCGCCGCGACCGACGCCACCCTGACGATCATGGCCGCAGGCGACACGGACGCTGTCGAGCGTGCCCTCCCGGTGCTCGAGGCCCTCGGCTCGACCGTCGTCCGGGTGGGCGGCAGCGGCGCCGGCACCGCCATGAAGCTCGCCCTCAACTCGGTCCTGCACGGCCTCAACGCCGGCATCTCCGAGGCCCTGGTGCTCGCCGAGCGTGCCGGTGTCGAGCGCACCGCGGCCTACGACGTGCTGCTCTCGAGCGTCGTCGCGGCGCCGTACGTCGGCTACAAGCGCGCCGCGTTCGAGGACCCCGACGCGGCGCCGGCCGCCTTCCTGCTGCGCCTGGCGGCCAAGGACCTGCGCCTGGCCCTCGAGCTCGCCGACCGGGTCGGGGCCACCCTGCCGCAGGCCCGCACCAACCTGGCCGGCGTCGAGCAGGCCACCGCCGCGGGCTACGGCGAGCGCGACATGTCGGCGCTCGCGGCCTACCTCCGCACCGTGCCCACCACCTCCACCGACACCCCGCAGGAGACCCACCCGTGA
- a CDS encoding dihydrolipoamide acetyltransferase family protein yields MATLLRIPEVAAGATEVILSEWLVEQGAEVAAGAPVVVVETEKATVEIEAEVTGTVLRRLCEAGETIEVGSVYAVLGAAGEGDAEADALLAEVGLAAAEVPAPEPDEAALDEESYETDQPAPTAEAQAEPQAVEPAEPAADPGRTRIFAAPVARRILAEAGIALDAVTGSGPRGRIMKKDADAAVRAAQEAPAPAPEPTPAPEPEPQRPAAPAGPAAGDGWTDEPHSRLRRLVATRLTQSKQTVPHFYLRRTVRVDALLAVRAQLNAVSPQKISVNDLVVRAVGVASRTVPEANVIWTDDALRRYDTVDVGVAVASERGLMTPVVRGVESLTPAAIARRIRELVEQSSSGTLRQSDLEGGTISVTNLGMFGVEEFDAIINPPQSAILAVGAAAPNPVVVDGRVEVATTMQLVLSVDHRAIDGALGARWLAALVECLEEPFRLLA; encoded by the coding sequence ATGGCAACGTTGCTGCGCATTCCCGAGGTCGCCGCCGGCGCCACCGAGGTGATCCTGTCCGAGTGGTTGGTCGAGCAGGGTGCCGAGGTCGCCGCCGGGGCACCCGTGGTCGTCGTCGAGACCGAGAAGGCGACCGTCGAGATCGAGGCCGAGGTCACCGGCACCGTCCTGCGCCGGCTCTGCGAGGCGGGCGAGACCATCGAGGTCGGCTCCGTCTACGCCGTCCTCGGCGCCGCCGGCGAGGGTGACGCCGAGGCCGACGCACTGCTCGCCGAGGTCGGACTGGCCGCCGCCGAGGTGCCCGCGCCCGAGCCGGACGAGGCGGCGCTGGACGAGGAGTCCTACGAGACCGACCAGCCCGCCCCGACGGCCGAGGCTCAGGCCGAGCCGCAGGCAGTGGAGCCGGCAGAGCCCGCCGCCGATCCGGGCCGCACCCGCATCTTCGCCGCCCCCGTCGCGCGTCGGATCCTCGCCGAGGCCGGTATCGCCCTCGATGCCGTCACCGGGTCGGGTCCTCGGGGCCGGATCATGAAGAAGGACGCCGACGCGGCCGTCCGCGCCGCGCAGGAGGCCCCGGCCCCTGCACCCGAGCCGACCCCTGCACCCGAGCCGGAGCCCCAGCGCCCCGCCGCGCCCGCCGGCCCCGCCGCCGGCGACGGCTGGACCGACGAGCCGCACTCGCGGCTGCGCCGCCTGGTCGCGACCCGCCTGACGCAGAGCAAGCAGACGGTGCCGCACTTCTACCTGCGCCGCACCGTCCGCGTCGACGCCCTGCTCGCGGTGCGCGCCCAGCTCAACGCCGTGTCGCCGCAGAAGATCTCGGTCAACGACCTGGTCGTGCGCGCCGTCGGCGTCGCCTCGCGCACCGTGCCCGAGGCCAACGTGATCTGGACCGACGACGCGCTGCGTCGCTACGACACGGTCGACGTCGGCGTGGCCGTCGCCTCCGAGCGCGGCCTGATGACCCCGGTCGTGCGTGGAGTCGAGAGCCTCACGCCGGCCGCGATCGCCCGGCGCATCCGCGAGCTGGTCGAGCAGTCCTCGTCGGGCACGCTGCGCCAGTCCGACCTCGAGGGCGGCACGATCAGCGTGACCAACCTCGGGATGTTCGGCGTCGAGGAGTTCGACGCCATCATCAACCCGCCGCAGTCGGCGATCCTGGCCGTCGGGGCCGCCGCCCCCAACCCGGTGGTCGTCGACGGCCGGGTCGAGGTCGCCACGACGATGCAGCTGGTGCTGTCGGTCGACCACCGCGCCATCGACGGCGCCCTCGGGGCCCGATGGCTGGCCGCGTTGGTCGAGTGCCTCGAAGAGCCCTTCCGGCTGCTCGCATGA